TTGATTAAGGgtgtggtttatatatatagagaaagatggattaatatttaattaaattggttttagCTAGAAGCAAGTGGCaataatatgtgttttttgtatttatttatttctttaacagTAAAATAGTGAACTAGTTTTTAAGAATTTGACTAACTTTTCATGCTAGAAAATGTAGGTTTTGTATTATTTGATGTTGTTTTAGTTAAATGTGATGGCCGGCTAATTCAAGAGCATGATATAGAGAAAACtttagaattatattttttgttttttttatattaaataaaaaagataatttttgcattttattcgtttggaataaaagaattaaattggTAGATGTAAAAGGACGGCCCTAATCGAGTCAGAGGATatgaatgtattatttatttatatggtaAAAAAAAGGATGGgtctttatctttttaattcttgATGAAATCCTAAACACCAAAGATATTAGTACCAGTGTTTTCAGATCCGGACCGGACCAGACGGACTGGGTTGACCCGGACCCGGCCTTAAAATCGGTccggttcaatatataaaaccggattttgataaaaccggggttgaaccggcaaCCAGGGCGATCGAACCGGTGACCCGGTGACCCAGCCGGGTCATCAACCCGGGTttgcaccaattttttttttaattcttattttatttttataatatattaatgtttgggggttataatgtaaaattataaaactaaagaaGGGAGAGACCaagagaatatttttattttaattttttaatgaatttttttagttgtgtatttctttgtgaatatttttatgcttctcaattaattttatattagtttattattatgttattgggtgtattttacatttttaatgtggtgtacttcaatatttatttatataaaatactcacttaaatttttaaaaatcatattttttattttttattttattttttattcttcaatatttaattttttaattatatataactaaaaattatattatttttaataaaaattattgaccccggttcaacccggttGAACCCCTCCATCCCTGACCCCTATCTTTCTCCGGGTCGatggccggtccgggtctgaaaaccttaaatcaatttttttagtaCTAGGGTTGGGAATACAACAGTTGGTGATcacaaacaattttttataGTTCATTTTGTTGAAACTACTCCCTCCGTTGTTCTTTACTTGTCActtattatagtttttttttttacttgtcatattaaaaattttgtacagtattaaataattttttttaaattataaaataaaaaatatgtgtatTTAAGGTAGTATATTAAccttaaatcaattaaatacatataaataagGTACATACAAACAGGGTCATGTAATTCCCTTCTCGTCCTTCAACCTCATTAGATAgctaatgctatatatatatatatatagtcatatatttttgtaaaaaaaaattatatatatatagtcatacATAGAAGAAGATGAGTCATAAAATTAGTACCATTTCTATGATGATAACAAAGAGAatcactgaaaaaaaaaattctcttttgcaTAACAGAGGAACAAACAACACAACAAAACCACTAAAAGTAGGATAGGACAAGCCACAAAATAAAACAGTTAGGAGAGAGAAACTCCTCCTAGACCAAACAGCACATCAAGAGCAACAATTAGTCAGAGAAATTATCATGCACATTAGGAACAAGCTTCTCACTGAAAAATAGACCTAAGAACTATATAAAGCGTCTGACCGCGAAATCATTGTGCACGTAAACAACTTTCCTTCTTTCTCACCAGCATTAGACATACTAAACacctttatattatatatatatatatataatataaagccTTGATGTGAAAAGATAGCAAAATGGCACTTTAGCCAGCTCAtttctctttagttttttttttttaagttttgttgaATCCCGCCGGACACCATGGAGAACTGAGTTGGTTAAACTGTTAAAGTGGGCTGGCCTTTTTTGGGGTAAAGAGAGCATTATTCTAAGAAAGAGATGGATTTACATGTAATTGATGGATGTAACCAAAAGCAAGTGCATATAGAACCATTTTATAATCTAGCGGTGCTCCCTTTGACAATGAGTGGGTAGACATAAATTCTATAGTGTATTATTCACATATTGTTTATTGAGATCAAATACTGTATTCTCAGTATTTGATAAATTGAGGATAAACCTTTTATAAGAGGAGCTATATTTTTATCTATGTAGAATTTTATGATAAGAGGATTTATCATTGTGGAGATATggtttttgatatattattttggatgTATGTGGTAGGTATTCATTACCCTATGTATTAATTAATCTCATATGGTAAATCTCCAGGGAGTTGTTAAGTCATTATAACTGATATATCTCTACGCTTGCCTGCTCTTTTAATATCCTTAAATAGAGGGGGCTTGTGGTCTATTTGTTAAAAAACGAAGCACATAGATGCACATAGTAACTAAATGTGGGATAATAAGTTACTTTAATAATAAGTATTACAAGTAGGGGTAAGGAAGCGAacaagtgcatatatatatatatatatatatatatatatagtttagaaAAGAGATATGCATGTACCAAAATATCAATGGTGATTGGAGGAGAATATGGACAGATGGTCACTTGCTCAACTAGCTCGCCGGAGAAAACATTCCTCCTTTTAGTACTAAcactataataataaaaatgaaatcaactattttctttataaaaaaaaaatggtgggaTGTGAAATTAGTTGTGGATGGCCAAATTTAATTAACTTGAATCAGATATAACTCaggttatttattgttttaattacatGGATgcaagttaaattaaaaaaaaacttcaatttcTAGTTGGATGGATTTggacaatattaattaattaccttaaaaaaatcaattacatACACATACAAAGACTAGTTTCCAAACTAACATTGGATTATTCAACATATCTAGTCCAttacatatacacacatatacaaaCAGGGTCATGGTGCTCATTACAAAGCCAATACAAGTCAAACTCTAATCACTGCTTGCACATCAAACAagatacaaaatatatatatatatatatatacaacacaTCTTCTATATAGTTGTCCATAAGTAAAAGATCTATGAACATCCAATTATCAGCCGTTGAATTTGTAATTACTGTAAATATTGCTATAATAACTACTGTTTATCAATATTGGCCGTTAAATTTTAATCCAATGATTAATAATGGACGtctatagattttttatttatgtagaaGACGCGGTCCCGATGGAGTAATGAAGTTGTGATGGCAAAGGGACGGTCCTGATGGAGTCACGTGGCCCTTCATATTAGGCTGGATTTGCTCCCCAGTGAaggtgaagatgaagaagatgatgattcccatgatgacaatgAGGACCAGTACTGAAAcatttctttctcctttcttcATTCTCTCCTTAACTAATTTTCTTTCTGGCCATACACATTAATTATCAGTACCTTTTATACATATCAAGCTTTATGCGTGTGCTCacgttaataataataacaataataatactaagaagaagaagaagaagagagcgTTCAAGTTGATTGCCTTCTTTTACATTAGAACCATTGATTTAATATTATGGTAACAAGAGATCTCAGtgaatattgtttatttttgtcttagttagtatatatatatatatatatatgcacaaatcTGTGGACGTTGCTGCAGACCGTTGAATTTTAATGCAACGGTTATGTACTTTTACATAAACAATAATACTGTActtatgaatagttataaaGTGAAAAATAGGATGTACAGTATTTTCATCTCAACCGTTCAATCAATTTGAGTATAGTAATTGAATCAATCTCAGCCGTCCAAATTCATTTCTATAGTTAAGAATACCAAAATACAGAGAATACCATACCAACTAGGTAACATGGTCGGTCACTGTTCATATACCAATTTGTTTCTATctcctctcaaccctttctcTTACTTTTAATAATCTGGGGACGTTCTATGGGCGTCCTCAGATTACactttctcatatatatatatagagagagagggCCCATTGTCTAGGGACATccttagatttaaaatctaaggatgtccatagtagccattGGATAGTAATCCGACGGCTATTAGCATTATGAACAGTAGATACCATGTGCTACAGTATTGTACAGTAATCATGAACAGTGAAAAATtgtacaatatttatataaacaaataaccGTTGGATGATGATTAACAGCTTAGATTTAAAATGTccatagattttaaatctagggTCTTACctagattatttttttcccatatatatatatatatgtgtgtgtgtgtgtgtgtgtgtgtgagggggcgtttggttggatgtagttgaaaatgcagtggatttgtatttacaaatccttgtatttgaaaattcaggagagtcaaatccagGTGTTtgggttggatgtatttgtaatcTTTGaatcacaaaaatttttagtatttggtttttagagatttttttaatttagattattaatataatataatatattaattatatattatattattaatattaattaaactataatcatattttatttaatattttataaaaatataattatagtgtaattaattttatgagtaattaatataattaatatatacttaatttattataataaaatataatatattaattatttatcaaaataaataatataatataatataatatatcaatcatatactatattacaaatattaattacactataattatattttatttaatattttataaaatataattatggtataattaatattatgagtaattaatataattaatatatacttaatttattataataaaatataatatattaattctgtattatattactaatattaattacactataattatattttataaaatattaaatataatataattatagtgtaattaatattataagtaataaatataattagtatattaattactAGATGGGATTTACTGAATGAGATTTTGAAATTCAGTCATTTTGGCCGAATTCCAAAATCCCATGacttttggatttgaaaatacaaaggaGATTGAAATCCATTGAAACAAACAAATGATTTCTCAAAtccaaatattttcaaatccggCCAAACAAACAACCCCTAAAAGCATGCGAGGAACTTTATGAGTGGGAGTGAATGGTACTTGCACATGCCACTGACTCATacagaagaaatttttttttaaatttttataaataatgtttCCGGTTAAAATCTATGGAAGTCAAGCTTCCCAGCCAGCATGAATGTATGCTATGATGTGATGATaaggttattttatttattttattatttatttattttggcctACCAAACTGAAAATGAGGTATATATCAAGCACTATTAATGGCTTGCAATTCCTCCCACCAAACATTCACATACATCTACAAAACTTCAcccatgttttattattattattattattattattattattattatttctttttttttattaaaacgagtaaaaaaaaaaaataccacatTCATAATCATGTAATGTTTTTGgtctttgtatttttatttttaattttaatttcattctgTCTAAACATTACTTACAGAAAGCAATCACATGATTTCCTTGTATTTCTACAAAACATGATGCTGTTTTACAGTCAAATTAGAGACTAACAAAAACTGCTTTTTGGAAAGCAGAAACCTCCAAATGaactataaaaagaaaaaaaattaaaattaaaaaaaaaaagagaaaagaatcaTACATAAATCACATGGAAGCATCTTCTGAGACTTGGAAATCTTGATAAACTGCTTGATCTCCTCCTCCCCCTTCCAAAACAATAAAGACATACATATTTGCATCAGAGAGGACTACAAATGTGTGAACTTTGTGAACTTTGCAATTTACTAGATTCCGACAAAAATAAGAATCAGAAGATGAGAGGAAGCAACTGGTACTATTGACCAAAGAATAACTTAGTCGTTTTAAATCAATGTAAAGTTCGAGAATAAATGCATCAAACTATCAAGAGCTTCGGGGTAGAATTTCCTAGCAAATAAATAACATGGTCTTTTCATTCCGTTCCACAGGCACGGGTCTCGCCGTTCTTGTTTCTGCACAAGCAAAGGAGAGTTCCGGTTATGACTAATGCATTCATGTTAATTGAATTTCCATCTTAGAAGCATTATTTATATGCCTACACTtctaaaaaaaggacaacaatgTGTTAAGGGTTTACCCTTTCATCACTTGTTATGTGGTAGCTTTCAGATATATACTGTTGACAAAGAAAGTGtcagaatgaaaaattttaaaaatgaacctttataaaagaatggagaaaataaGGGAGATAGCATACAGTTATGTTCTTCAGAAGTTCATAACTGATATCCTGAGCCCTGTATGCTTTAGGATGCCACTTCCCTTCAGACCAATCCACATGTGTTATTGACCAATTTGCAATCCCGCCAGGATCAACCATCTGAAAAGATAGAAACTCACTAATAAAATTGTGAAACCATACAGCAAACAAATATCCATTAATGAAACACTTAGGAATAAAGAATCTTATTCACGGACATGGAAAAGAGTTGGTAAATAATGCTCATCTGAGTAGCAATTTCGCCCTTCCATTCCTGGCTGTTGGAATCAAAACAAAGGAAATTGTAATCAGTGAACAGTTCTTAAACTGAACTTCCCAATATTTTAAGCTCATATGTGTAGCATGGATTTTGCGATCAAATTgtttcaaaactgaaaattatTATACACAAGCCTTAAAATTTAGAAATCATGATCCTGCAGGCATAGATTGGTGAAGTGCTTCATcttctataatatttttcagATACACAATCTCTTGAAACACCAATGAGAAGGAAGTAAAAGAGATTTCAGTTAATGGTATGATAATTTCTAATAACTACTTCATAAGTGCAAATAGCCTTCAAGGAAGCAGGCAACTAATTTTCCAGCATATAATTCTTCAATACTACAGATAAATATAGTGCATTTGCATGCTTGTTAACTAACATTGGTAcagaatttaaatttagtttacaATGATGTAAACATAAAGTCAATGGAAAATGTGAGTCATCATTAGTCTCTGAACTTACTCTGCAGTAATGCTTGAATTTTGTGTAATACAGGTTGTCAGCCAGTATCAACAAAGCATGTTGGCGCTTAACTGAAAACCACTGAAAACATGAAACAAGATCTCTGTAAATCACATTGGTTAAACTAATATAGTGAAAAGAAACTATCGTAATGGGCCTAGTGATACTTGCATATAAAGCAAATAGCATTGTAGATATGATGAAATTACGACATGATCAAGACATCACTGAGGCAACACAATTACcgcaaaaaataatattatggtGTTCAAATAAACAGTAAACTCAGCTGGAACCCTAGAAAGCATTCTCTTAATATGTCCCTGGCCTTGggaagattatatatatttatatgtattgtTAACTGCTTTTAAAAGGTTCCATCATTTGATGTAGCAGAGCACATTTTTCAACAAGAAATTAacttaaaaatgaaataatcacGATGTGATATACTATGGCTCAAGTAAATATAAAGCTGTCCCTTGAGGAAAACCTAGGCCCAATACTTAGTTCTTGAATTAGAATTCCAGCCACTCTATTTTTCTGGGTCAGTCAGCCTAAACCCAGCTGCAATCCAAACTTCGGACTAAATCCAGCTTTCAGCCTCAACTGGGCAGACCCATTGACATTCCTCATTGCAATGTAAAGAGCTAATTGTAAAAACCAAGTAAAATCTTTCATTTTAAGAATGCAAGCTCCACTGGTGCATGTAGTCATGAATTTCTTCCCAATACTATTATTGGGATAAAGAGGATTAAAACATCCAGAGCTGTTTGAAACAGAGCAAGTCAAATGCACTtcaactttgtttttttcttttaacaaccGACCATATAGTTCATAAAGACCACTTGTCCAGGTTGCACAGAAAGGCATTAAAGACCAAAGAAACTTATTTGTCTAAAATATAACCTGAGAACGCAGTACTAGGTGcatttacaaaataatattagaatCAAACGCTTCtctagtataaaaattatatatgcacACATTTTTTAAATCTTGCTTACCTGTGCACCCTTCCTAAAGTCTGATTTTTCAATTTCTGGCAACATATGCTCAGAATACCTGCCTGATCCATGTGGGCCAGGATCCTCAAAACTGAGATCAaacatcaaaattcaaaataggAATGAACCACTGATTTTCAAAACGTCAACAGAAGATCCAAAGCTAAAATGAGTTTcacttttaaaatatcttttgccAGCAGTGAAGactttaataaacaaaaacaagttcccaagaaaatttaaatttgcttACCAGTCAACATAGCTGAGATTTGTTTCAATCAGGTAACTATAtacataatcaaaattatgGAGAGGGACACAACTGCAATGAAACAAAGGCATGCTGTTAAGACACAAATAGAGAATAGCAAAACAAACAGAAACATGAAACTACTTCACTGACCCACCTGTCAGAAAGCAGCACAAAATGTTGATTACTGGTATCCTGAAGTGCATTTGCCAAGAGTCTCTTCTCTGCATCAACCATGGAAATTTTTCCCCAGCCCACCTGTATGCATTTcatgattaaaagaaaaaaaattcctcaCAGTGATCACTTGAAGAGAAAATGAATAACTACCTAATTGGTTGACAACAACAGGAAATGAGCAAAATAGTGAAAGCCATGGCCAAAATAGCATTCTGCTGACATAGCCTGACAATAGCAACTTACACTATAACTAAGTTTATGGTTCTCAAAGCTAGCTGTGCTTtcattttactaaaaaaaatcagttaGAAAACACTCAAGACGAAATGCGTATAAGAGTACATCTTTAACCAAATTTATTTCCTTACGCCTCACTCTATGACTCATCCTTTCATTCTTTTAGTTCAGTATAGTTCCATTGCTTTGAAACAATATTGGAATCAAAACCTTCCAGacaacaaaactaaaagaagGGCATAGAATTGCCCTCACAATTATGCATTGTTAAGAGAAAATACGATATGGCCATTAGCAAATGCAAACTCTGAAAGGAAAGTTGCTGCCACAAGATCAAGAAAGCTAATTGTGCATGATTCATGAATATTATTAAGAGTGTAATGAGCGTTTCTTGAAAACAGAAAGACAAAATACTACATAACATTGCttctttcaagaaaaaaatggattCAGATAGCCCTCTCCCATAAAATCATGTAATATGAGACTGGGATGAGTTTTCATATAGTCCTCAAAAATTGAAAGCTCTTCACCACACTAGTTGTTGCTGCATATACACATTTCACTCAAAAGTCTGACATTGACTGCCTATGAAAGGAAAGCCCATAGCATTACTTTCCAATAAACTATTTGTCATCATCCTTGTACATGTTTGATAACTGCTAAGCATCCTCTAGCTAGTCAAGTGAAAATCTTGAAGACAAAATCCAAAAGAATGTTGTGTTCACTTGTCTAATGGAAAACAACGAATCAGGCTATGGACAAGAATATGCATCAATATAGATCATACAGAACTCTTTTTCATAAGCATTACAAGTTTTTTGTACGAAATGATGGAGCAAAATTTatttcgatatatatatatatatattagcatgAATAGGAACTGAAAGTTATAGGAAGTTCTTAAATTACATACCTTGGCACTGCGAATGTCCCGGCCCATGAATATAGGACTGACGTGCACTGGGTTTTCCCTTGATGCATGTACATATATGGAATATCTATCTTCATGTCCCTGCATATTGACAAAAGAGAGGTCAAACTTGAGAATCTGTCTTACAAGCATTAAATTCACACCACAATCTCCAATCAATCAACATGCAAATCCTTAAAATTTATGGAAATGATGGTAGATACTGGCAGATTACTCTCTAAATAAATTCACATTAAACCTGCAAGCAGACTTCAACTAAACCACTTCTGGCAAGGCATTGCAAGCTACCTAGACTATAACAGATAAACTCCTACAAGCAAATTTGTTCTACACTAATAAATAAGAGCTAAAATCACCACGTAAGAATTCAATGTGAATGAAGCATTAAACATGTCAGTACACAATGC
This portion of the Dioscorea cayenensis subsp. rotundata cultivar TDr96_F1 chromosome 3, TDr96_F1_v2_PseudoChromosome.rev07_lg8_w22 25.fasta, whole genome shotgun sequence genome encodes:
- the LOC120255868 gene encoding glycosyltransferase BC10-like, with translation MKKHQGWLPVIGNGHIMPGPRHRSQSKKPMWIIVLVSLVCLSLIGAYVYPPRRFSACYFLSSSVCSPFMDWLPPAPARIFTDEEIAARVVFQDILSMPSVQSKNAKIAFMFLTPGSLPFEKLWEKFFLGHEDRYSIYVHASRENPVHVSPIFMGRDIRSAKVGWGKISMVDAEKRLLANALQDTSNQHFVLLSDSCVPLHNFDYVYSYLIETNLSYVDCFEDPGPHGSGRYSEHMLPEIEKSDFRKGAQWFSVKRQHALLILADNLYYTKFKHYCRPGMEGRNCYSDEHYLPTLFHMVDPGGIANWSITHVDWSEGKWHPKAYRAQDISYELLKNITYISESYHITSDERKQERRDPCLWNGMKRPCYLFARKFYPEALDSLMHLFSNFTLI